Proteins encoded by one window of Acuticoccus sp. MNP-M23:
- a CDS encoding 2Fe-2S iron-sulfur cluster-binding protein, which translates to MAKKPVTFTHNGEEKAAFVSDGQNLLDVLRRGVGDLTPKYGCAQGTCGACTVIIDGAPRLSCLTLAETVEGAEIDTVAGLADGALSPLQDAFMTHFAAQCGYCTGGMLMSAAALLKHNPRPSREEVVEAISGNICRCTGYEAIIEAVLTAAANGGLRRTGAR; encoded by the coding sequence ATGGCGAAAAAGCCCGTCACCTTCACCCACAACGGCGAGGAAAAGGCAGCGTTCGTTTCGGACGGGCAGAACCTTCTCGACGTGCTGCGCCGCGGCGTCGGCGACCTCACGCCCAAGTATGGCTGCGCGCAGGGCACCTGCGGCGCCTGCACCGTCATCATCGACGGTGCGCCGCGCCTGTCCTGCCTCACTCTGGCCGAAACCGTCGAGGGCGCCGAGATCGACACGGTCGCCGGCCTTGCGGATGGCGCGCTGTCGCCCCTCCAGGACGCGTTCATGACCCATTTCGCGGCCCAGTGCGGCTATTGCACGGGGGGCATGCTGATGTCCGCCGCAGCGCTTCTGAAGCACAACCCGCGCCCCAGCCGGGAAGAGGTGGTGGAGGCCATCTCCGGCAACATCTGCCGTTGCACCGGCTACGAGGCGATCATCGAGGCCGTGCTCACCGCCGCCGCCAATGGCGGCCTCCGCCGGACGGGAGCCCGCTGA